A region from the Aegilops tauschii subsp. strangulata cultivar AL8/78 chromosome 5, Aet v6.0, whole genome shotgun sequence genome encodes:
- the LOC109758888 gene encoding protein STRICTOSIDINE SYNTHASE-LIKE 10 → MHRISLNPFKLAWASPCQAAIYSPCRPASSIFPCVPSIVVSPRTWLATMMTISCRLVAVAVALALAAALLSSSPLRGDVRAVVEIRDVELIPVDGGAAGPESVAFGVGGEGPYAGVSDGRVIRWLPEEGRWVEHSSAAAPELLDSCRGSQDPMKEHECGRPLGLKFNNKTGELYVADSYFGLRVVSPGDNVSRLIGPGQPGRPYSFANGVEIDQETGVVYFTETSTRFQRRQFLNIVISGDATGRLLKYDPNTNEVQVLVDGLAFPNGLLMSEGGSHLLLAETTTCMIHRYWLKTPKASTLEELVQLPGFPDNIKASPRGGFWVGLHGKRGKIAEWSTSFPWLRRLVMKLPPQRVQRVMAFLSRFGSQVIALRVSEEGKVLEEVIVHDAARKMFGSISELEERDGCLWIGSVHLPFLGHYCL, encoded by the exons ATGCACAGAATTTCGTTAAATCCGTTCAAACTAGCGTGGGCGTCGCCGTGTCAGGCGGCCATATATAGCCCCTGTCGCCCGGCGTCATCTATATTCCCCTGCGTTCCATCGATCGTGGTATCGCCGCGTACGTGGCTCGCGACCATGATGACCATCAGCTGCAGGCTCGTGGCGGTCGCCGTGGCGCTGGCGCTGGCGGCGGCGCTCCTGTCGTCATCGCCACTGCGCGGCGACGTGCGGGCGGTGGTGGAGATACGCGACGTGGAGCTGATCCCCgtggacggcggcgccgcggggCCGGAGAGCGTGGCGTTCGGCGTGGGCGGCGAGGGCCCCTACGCGGGCGTGTCGGACGGGAGGGTCATCCGGTGGCTCCCGGAGGAGGGCCGCTGGGTCGAgcactcctccgccgccgcgccagaGCT ATTGGATAGTTGCAGAGGATCCCAGGACCCGATGAAGGAGCACGAGTGTGGGCGCCCGCTGGGCCTCAAGTTCAACAACAAAACTGGGGAGTTGTACGTCGCAGATTCCTATTTTGGGCTGAGAGTGGTCAGCCCCGGGGATAACGTTTCAAGGCTGATTGGGCCTGGACAGCCTGGGAGACCCTATAGCTTCGCCAACGGCGTCGAGATCGACCAGGAAACTGGAGTTGTCTACTTCACCGAGACCAGCACGAGGTTCCAGAGAAG GCAGTTCTTGAACATTGTCATATCCGGTGACGCCACTGGCAGATTGCTCAAATATGACCCTAACACCAACGAGGTTCAAGTCTTGGTCGACGGCCTGGCATTCCCCAACGGCCTTCTCATGAGTGAAGGCGGATCCCACCTTCTCCTCGCCGAGACCACAACCTGCATGATCCACCGATACTGGCTCAAGACACCCAAGGCCTCAACCCTCGAGGAACTCGTGCAGCTACCGGGCTTCCCAGACAACATCAAGGCGAGCCCGAGAGGCGGCTTCTGGGTCGGCCTCCATGGCAAGCGAGGTAAGATCGCCGAGTGGTCCACCTCTTTCCCGTGGTTGAGGAGGTTGGTCATGAAGCTGCCACCCCAGCGCGTGCAGCGTGTCATGGCGTTCCTGAGCCGGTTTGGAAGTCAGGTGATTGCGTTGAGGGTCAGCGAGGAGGGGAAGGTGTTGGAAGAGGTAATCGTGCACGACGCGGCGAGGAAGATGTTTGGATCCATCAGTGAACTGGAGGAAAGGGACGGGTGCTTGTGGATTGGCTCGGTTCATTTGCCTTTTCTTGGGCATTACTGCCTATAG